Proteins encoded within one genomic window of Candidatus Berkiella cookevillensis:
- the ccoO gene encoding cytochrome-c oxidase, cbb3-type subunit II yields MRHDKVEKNIGLMIILIIVVISFGGLVEIVPLFFQKQTQEAIPNLKPLTALQLEGRDIYIREGCHVCHTQMVRPLFSETQRYGHYTVAGEQVYEHPFLWGSKRTGPDLGRVGKRYSDEWHRVHLVNPRDVVPGSNMPSYPWLEKTILKTTHTEDKMRVLRKLGVPYSDQDIEQAQDEVANKTELDALVAYLQQLGLAMSAGKQ; encoded by the coding sequence ATGAGACACGATAAAGTTGAAAAGAATATTGGCCTCATGATTATCTTAATTATTGTGGTGATTAGCTTTGGCGGTTTGGTTGAAATTGTGCCACTGTTTTTTCAAAAGCAAACACAAGAAGCCATTCCTAACTTAAAGCCTTTAACAGCATTGCAATTAGAAGGTAGAGACATTTACATTCGAGAAGGTTGCCATGTGTGTCACACCCAAATGGTTAGACCCTTATTCTCTGAAACACAACGATATGGTCACTATACTGTAGCAGGTGAGCAAGTTTATGAGCATCCTTTCCTATGGGGTTCTAAACGAACAGGACCAGATTTAGGGCGTGTTGGCAAGCGCTATAGTGATGAGTGGCACCGTGTGCATTTGGTGAATCCTCGTGATGTAGTACCTGGCTCAAATATGCCAAGCTATCCATGGTTAGAAAAAACGATTTTAAAAACCACTCACACTGAAGATAAAATGCGTGTCTTGAGAAAATTAGGTGTGCCTTATTCTGATCAAGACATTGAGCAAGCGCAAGATGAAGTTGCTAACAAAACAGAACTAGATGCCTTGGTTGCCTACCTGCAACAGTTAGGATTAGCCATGAGTGCAGGGAAACAGTAA
- a CDS encoding cbb3-type cytochrome oxidase subunit 3: MDINFLRGVLTVVLMFLFLGLVFKVYSPSQKKKYEQAGLLPLDKQAPDSQATGSEKFK, translated from the coding sequence ATGGATATTAATTTTCTACGTGGTGTTTTAACAGTTGTTTTAATGTTTTTGTTTTTAGGGCTGGTTTTTAAAGTCTATAGCCCTTCACAGAAAAAAAAATATGAACAAGCAGGGCTGTTGCCTTTGGACAAGCAAGCACCTGATTCTCAAGCAACGGGGAGTGAGAAATTCAAATGA